In Procambarus clarkii isolate CNS0578487 chromosome 60, FALCON_Pclarkii_2.0, whole genome shotgun sequence, one genomic interval encodes:
- the LOC138353857 gene encoding chromosome partition protein Smc-like, protein MNNGVALIASAESEEIRSPVTAPLLRQRPNKDRKSIVMPSTLAFILLIQSRTSPFSSPFKQASNILLEVRKKKQASNILLEVRKKKQASNILLEVRKKKQASNILLEVRKKKQASNILLEVRKKKQASNILLEVRKKKQASNILLEVRKKKQASNILLEVRKKKQASNILLEVRKKKQASNILLEVRKKKQASNILLEVRKKKQASNILLEVRKKKQASNILLEVRKKKQASNILLEVRKKKQASNILLEVRKKKQASNILLEVRKKKQASNILLEVRKKKQASNILLEVRKKKQASNILLEVRKKKQASNILLEVRKKKQASNILLEVRKKKQASNILLEVRKKKQASNILLEVRKKKQASNILRKTKENNIY, encoded by the exons CGACCCAACAAAGACCGCAAAAGCATTGTAATGCCTTCAACACTGGCTTTCATCCTCCTCATTCAGTCCAGGACATCTC CCTTTTCGTCGCCCTTCAAACAAGCCTCCAATATCCTTCTGGAGGTCCGGAAGAAGAAACAAGCCTCCAATATCCTTCTGGAGGTCCGGAAGAAGAAACAAGCCTCCAATATCCTTCTGGAGGTCCGGAAGAAGAAACAAGCCTCCAATATCCTTCTGGAGGTCCGGAAGAAGAAACAAGCCTCCAATATCCTTCTGGAGGTCCGGAAGAAGAAACAAGCCTCCAATATCCTTCTGGAGGTCCGGAAGAAGAAACAAGCCTCCAATATCCTTCTGGAGGTCCGGAAGAAGAAACAAGCCTCCAATATCCTTCTGGAGGTCCGGAAGAAGAAACAAGCCTCCAATATCCTTCTGGAGGTCCGGAAGAAGAAACAAGCCTCCAATATCCTTCTGGAGGTCCGGAAGAAGAAACAAGCCTCCAATATCCTTCTGGAGGTCCGGAAGAAGAAACAAGCCTCCAATATCCTTCTGGAGGTCCGGAAGAAGAAACAAGCCTCCAATATCCTTCTGGAGGTCCGGAAGAAGAAACAAGCCTCCAATATCCTTCTGGAGGTCCGGAAGAAGAAACAAGCCTCCAATATCCTTCTGGAGGTCCGGAAGAAGAAACAAGCCTCCAATATCCTTCTGGAGGTCCGGAAGAAGAAACAAGCCTCCAATATCCTTCTGGAGGTCCGGAAGAAGAAACAAGCCTCCAATATCCTTCTGGAGGTCCGGAAGAAGAAACAAGCCTCCAATATCCTTCTGGAGGTCCGGAAGAAGAAACAAGCCTCCAATATCCTTCTGGAGGTCCGGAAGAAGAAACAAGCCTCCAATATCCTTCTGGAGGTCCGGAAGAAGAAACAAGCCTCCAATATCCTTCTGGAGGTCCGGAAGAAGAAACAAGCCTCCAATATCCTTCTGGAGGTCCGGAAGAAGAAACAAGCCTCCAATATCCttcgaaaaacaaaagaaaacaacaTTTACTAA